The DNA segment GCCTGCTGCTCAGTTCGGCGAACGTGGTGTTGCAGGAACTGGCGAACGCCCGCGACAACGGCACCACGCCGAGGTCGAAGCCACCGTAATTGGGGATGGTGCGATGCCCGATGTCGATGTGGCCGGGGCAGCCCAAAAGGGTATTGGGGGTTGCCATGTCGCGCTCGACAGCCGCGCCGGCGGTGATCATCTTGAAGGTCGACCCGGGCGGGAACAGCCCGGTGGTGGCGATCGGGCCGTCGGCGTTGGCGCCCGCGTTCTGCGCGATCGCCAAGATCTCCCCGGTCGACGGTTTGATCACGACGATCATCGCCTTGCCGCCGCGGGTGTCCACCGCATGCTGGGCGGCGTTCTGCACGGTCCGATCCAAGGTGATCGTGAGCGAGGGCGCCGGCGAGGGTGCGACCTCGTGCAACACGGCGACGTCGACGCCGTTCTGGTTCACACTGACCACCCGCCAGCCCGACTGGCCGTCGAGTTCGTCGATCACGGCCTTCTTCACCTCGGCCATGACGACCGGCGCGAATCGGGCATCGGTGGGCAGCAGGTCGGCCTGCGGTGTGATCACCACGCCGGGAAGCTTGCCAATCGCTTCGAAGACTCGGTTGCTGTCGTCGGCGTGCAGCGTGACCAAATCCAGCGGCTTGATCGCGGAGCTGGCTTGTTCGGCCAGCAGCTGTGGGTCATTCAGCGTGTCGTCGAAAGGCCGCAGCGCATCCACCGCCGCGCGTGCCGTGCCGATCAGGTCGGGTCCGGCCTGACTGGCGTCCAGCGCGTAGTGATACAGGTAGCCCGGCGCCAGCACATCGGTGCCGCCGCGTTCGTTCACCGAGGCGCGCCGCGGCGGATCGGCCCGCAACGCGAACGTCTGATGCTCGCCCAGTCTGGGGTGCAGCCCGGTGGTGGCCCAGCGAACCTGCCAGCGCCCCTCGTCGCGAGCCATCTTCAGCTGACCGTCGTAGCTCCAGGTCCGGTTCTTGGGCAGCCGCCAGGTGAAGCGATACGCGACCGTGCCCATGTCCTCGGCGTACTTCGAGCCAAG comes from the Mycobacterium shinjukuense genome and includes:
- a CDS encoding penicillin-binding transpeptidase domain-containing protein; this encodes MATRTTSVSRVAGLLAAVVIVAATQACTPRPEGPGPAAEKFFAALAIGDTATAAQLSDDPNEAREALNAAWAGLQATHLDAQVLGSKYAEDMGTVAYRFTWRLPKNRTWSYDGQLKMARDEGRWQVRWATTGLHPRLGEHQTFALRADPPRRASVNERGGTDVLAPGYLYHYALDASQAGPDLIGTARAAVDALRPFDDTLNDPQLLAEQASSAIKPLDLVTLHADDSNRVFEAIGKLPGVVITPQADLLPTDARFAPVVMAEVKKAVIDELDGQSGWRVVSVNQNGVDVAVLHEVAPSPAPSLTITLDRTVQNAAQHAVDTRGGKAMIVVIKPSTGEILAIAQNAGANADGPIATTGLFPPGSTFKMITAGAAVERDMATPNTLLGCPGHIDIGHRTIPNYGGFDLGVVPLSRAFASSCNTTFAELSSRLPPRGLTQAATGYGIGLDYQVEGITTVTGSVPPTVDLAERTEDGFGQGKVLASPFGMALVAATVAAGKTPIPQLIAGRPATVAGDSTPISPKAIDALRPMMRLVVTNGTAKEIAGCGEVFGKTGEAEFPGGSHSWFAGYRGDLAFASLIVGGGSSEYAVRMTKVMLETLPPGYLA